A window from Dehalobacter sp. DCA encodes these proteins:
- the gltA gene encoding NADPH-dependent glutamate synthase: MASKAPRHDMPCQDPIVRGKNFSEVALGYTVETAAEEAERCIQCKKPKCVEGCPVGVDIPQFINKIAEGEHLEAASILKGKNTLPAICGRVCPQESQCEAQCILGVKGEPVAIGRLERFAADYEMANGTSKLEKATPSGKKVAVIGAGPAGLTCAAELARKGHAVTVLEALHVAGGVLMYGIPEFRLPKAIVQKEINSLKDMGVEILVNEVVGKVTSVQELLANGYDAVFIGTGAGLPYFMKIPGENYNGVYSANEFLTRSNLMKAYDFPNHATPIKVGEQVAVLGGGNVAMDAARTALRLGAKDVYIVYRRSMTELPARVEEVHHAEEEGIQFKILTNPIAINGDENGNVKSMTCLKYELGEPDASGRRRPVAIEGSEFDLPVQTVVVSIGQGPNPLVTTTTAGLELNKWGNIVADETTMATSIPGVYAGGDIVTGAATVILAMGAGKTAAASIDAYLMTN, from the coding sequence GAACGCTGTATTCAGTGCAAAAAGCCAAAATGTGTGGAAGGCTGCCCGGTAGGGGTAGATATTCCGCAGTTTATCAATAAAATAGCCGAGGGTGAACACCTCGAAGCCGCGTCCATCTTAAAAGGTAAAAATACTCTGCCGGCAATTTGCGGACGTGTCTGCCCGCAGGAATCCCAGTGTGAAGCCCAGTGTATCCTTGGCGTAAAGGGCGAACCGGTTGCAATCGGCCGTTTGGAGCGCTTTGCAGCGGATTATGAAATGGCCAACGGCACAAGCAAATTAGAAAAAGCAACGCCGTCAGGCAAAAAAGTAGCCGTCATTGGTGCTGGTCCTGCCGGACTGACCTGTGCAGCTGAGCTTGCCCGCAAAGGCCATGCCGTAACCGTTCTGGAAGCCTTGCATGTGGCCGGCGGCGTACTGATGTACGGAATTCCTGAATTCCGTCTGCCGAAAGCCATTGTTCAGAAAGAAATCAACAGCTTAAAAGATATGGGCGTCGAAATCCTGGTTAACGAGGTTGTCGGCAAAGTCACTTCTGTTCAGGAGTTGCTGGCAAACGGCTATGATGCCGTATTTATCGGCACCGGCGCTGGGCTGCCATACTTTATGAAGATTCCAGGTGAAAATTACAACGGCGTATATTCCGCCAATGAGTTTCTGACCCGGTCGAACCTGATGAAAGCCTATGATTTCCCGAATCATGCGACCCCGATCAAAGTAGGGGAGCAGGTCGCGGTACTTGGCGGCGGCAACGTGGCCATGGACGCAGCCAGAACAGCACTTCGTCTCGGCGCCAAAGACGTATACATCGTTTATCGCCGTTCCATGACCGAACTGCCGGCGCGTGTTGAGGAAGTGCATCATGCTGAAGAAGAAGGAATTCAATTTAAGATCTTGACCAATCCGATTGCGATCAATGGTGACGAAAACGGTAATGTCAAGAGCATGACCTGTCTGAAATATGAGCTGGGTGAGCCGGATGCATCCGGACGCCGCCGTCCGGTAGCGATTGAAGGTTCCGAGTTTGACCTGCCGGTGCAGACCGTCGTAGTCTCGATCGGCCAGGGACCGAATCCGCTCGTGACCACCACGACAGCAGGTTTGGAACTGAACAAGTGGGGGAACATCGTTGCCGATGAGACGACCATGGCGACCTCGATTCCGGGTGTGTATGCCGGCGGAGACATCGTGACCGGCGCAGCCACTGTCATTCTCGCAATGGGCGCTGGAAAAACGGCTGCAGCTTCGATCGACGCGTATTTAATGACAAACTAG